A stretch of DNA from Clostridium sp. JN-9:
CATCCACTGTAAACCAGTGGTTTACCTTTAGCTTATTATGTTCCACCCAGTTTATTACTTCTTCCTTTGAGCATCCTTCCTTAAGCATATTATATGCTTTATATACAATAAGTCCCTGGCCTAAAGATGCGCTCCTTGTATCAATGACACTAATATCAGCATCCCTGTATTCTTCTAAAACAATATTTCTTGCCATAGTTGCACTGCTGACACAACCGCTAAGTGCTGACGAAAACCCTAAATATATAACTGAATTTCCTAGCGATACTGCTTCTTTAAATGCATCTGCAAAAGTCTGAACATTAATTTGGGAAGTTGTTGTTATTTCACCTTCCCTTAGAGCAGAATAAAAATCTTTATATTTAATGGTCTTTCCAAAGTCATCTTTATATTCCTTATTTTTAAAATGAACTGTTAAACTTAATATCTTAATATTGCTGTTTTCAACAAATTCCAAAGGAAGATCACTGCAGGAATCTGTTATTAGTACTGTATTCATATTATATAATACTCCTTCCTTAACTCTTTTATTATTATGCACTTAAAATAAAAAAGTTATAATATAGATTATATACATATTTTAAAAATATGTATATAACCATTTAGGAATAGTACTAATATTTATTAAACATATTTATTAAAATGACAATGCAGCTTCCTTTGCCTCAGCTATTGCCTTATTCTTTATTTCTTCGGCTTTATCAGGCATTGCACTCATGCCCTCAGCAATAATAGACTGCTTGTCTGTTATCCCTATAAAACTTAAAACAGTATTAATGTACTTATCTCCCATTTCTAAATCAGCAATAGCTTTATTGGTATATATTCCGCCTCTTGCCTGAATATGAATAGCTTTCTTATTGTTTAAAAGTCCAATAGAACCAGTTTCTGTGTATCTAAATGTTTTATTTGCTATGCATATATTATCCAAATAAGCTTTCATCATTGGTGGTACAGTGAAGTTCCAAAGTGGTGTAACAAATATATATTTGTCAGCAGCCATAAATTGTTCCAGTAAATTATTCATAGCTGATATTTTTTTCTGTTCTTCCTGTGTCAAATCCCCAAAGCTCATGCCTTTACCAAACTTTCCCCATGCATTTAGCACATCTCCATCAATTAATGGTACATAGATTTTATATAAATCTAACATAGTTATCTCATCCTGAGGGTTCTTCTTCCTATATATTTCTAAAAAGTTCTCTCCAACAGTTAAACTAAATGAATCTTCTGTACTTTTAGGATTTGCAGTAATATACAATACTTTTGACACTTTAACATTCCCCTTTTCATTTTTGTTATTTTCTTAAGACTTAAATATTACTTTTACATTGTAATTTAATTATACAAAGTAATACCCTTATTTATGCATACCCTATAACTTTATATAAGTATATTATAATAAGTTATTTGCAATGTCAATAATAAAACTTAAAATTATTTATAGTATTTATATAGACAAAAGGCTGCCACACTAATTATTCAGCGCAGCAGCCTATTATTAATTAATATCAAATTTTCTCACATATGATGCTGTCATTTGCTATGGAATGCATCTTGTCATTAACCTTAAGATTAATAGGAACTTTCGTCCTCACCTGTATTTTTGTTTCACTTTTTCCCATGGTAACTTTTACCTTAGCACCCTTATATAAAAATTTAAATTGAAGTTTATTCCACTGTACAGGGAGTTTTGGATTTAAAGCAATGTAGTTTTCTTTTATTCTAAGCCCTGCAAAGCCAAATACTATGGCCATCCATGTGCCTCCCATATTTGCAGTGTGGATGCCATCCTTTGTATTTCCATTGGTATCATCAAGATCAAGCCTTGCTGTCTTAATAAAATATTTATAAGCCTTATCATAGTAATTCAGCTTTGAGGCCATAATACTATACACGGCATAAGAAAGAGAAGAATCATGAGTTGTGATTTTTTCATAATAATCATAAGAATTCTTCATTGTTTCATAGTTTGTTTCATTTTCCACTAAAAAATGTGCAAGCACCGTATCAGGCTGTTTAAGTACCTGATATCTGTATATTGTAAGCGGGTGATAGTGTAAAAGCAGAGGATAATTATCCTTTGGAGTATGCTGAAAATCCCAAATGGCCTTTGATAAAAAGGTATCATCCTGGGCATTTATCTTAAGATTGCTGTCATAAGGCAGATACATGCTTTGTGCAGCTTTCTGAAACCCTGTGATTTCATCCTGTGAAAGATTTATTTTGCTGCATAAGCTGCTCAAAAAGCTGCTGTCTTTTTCCTCAAGCATATTATATATTTTCACTGCCCACTGAAGATTATATTTTGCCAGCACATTAGTATAATAGTTGTTGTTAACTAAAGTTGTATATTCGTTAGGGCCTGTAACACTATCTATTTTAAATAGTCCATTATCATAATGCCCTATTTCAATCCATATTCTTGCAGTTTCAAAAATAACCTCTGCACCAAATTCCTTAATAAAATCCATGTCACCTGTTACCAGATAATATTGAATGTAAGAGTATGCAATGTCGCCATTTATATGATATTGAGCTGTACCAGCAGGGAAATAAGAGGAACATTCTTCCCCATTTATAGTCCTCCATGCATAGGCTGCCCCTTTCTTATGTCCCAGCTCCCTGGCTCTTTTTCTTGCAGAGTCCAAAATTGTATATCTGTACCTAAGAAGCTTTTTTGCAATTTGAGGACTGCACAGAGTTAGAAATGGCAGAATATAAATCTCACTGTCCCAAAAATAGTGACCTTCATAACCTTCTCCGCTTAACCCCTTGGCAGAAATATTGCTTACAGAGTCTTTACCTGCAGACTGCAGAATTTCATACATATTATATCTTAATCCCTGCTTTAAAGCCAGATCGCCTTCATTATCTATGTCTGCAGTACTCCAAAACCTCTTTAAATAATTTTGCTGGCTCTTTAAAATTTCATTAAAACTCAGAGTGCAGATTTTATTAATAAGTGTGTATCCTTTTTTTGCAGGATCTTTGCATCGTCTTGAGTCTGTATATATGTTATATTTGTTGAATTCAATTATTTTATTGCCTGGCTTTACTTTAAACACTGCCATAACTGACTTTTCATGCCTTTCATAGGATACATTGAATTCTCCGCTGCACATATGTTTCGTATTAACAGCCACACTTTGTTTTGAGCTTTTTGTTTCTGATAATACCTGAATTACATCATTCTGTACAGAGGTTGATTTTACGTCTAATATATTTTCATTACCTGATGATACTCGCATATCCATCTTATCTACATAATTTTTAACATCACCGTTTATTCTGGATTTAATAATAATATCATCATCAAAATTAACCTTTTCAATTTGGTAGTTAATTGCAAAAAGTTCTAAATATTTAAATGAAGCAACTCTTGTTATTTTTAATTTAATTTCTTTACCATCTGGGAATACATAATCGACTTCTCTTCTATAATATCCTTCTTTCATATTTACATATCTGTTAAAGCTTTTTACTGTGCCTTTAAACATGGAAAACTTTTGATTATTGATTATTAAATCAATATCCTGGCTATCTGTAACATTAACTATTTTCTGCATTGTTTCAGGATACCCATAAGCTTTTTCACCGTAGGAAACAGATGCTGTTTCATAAAAGGCGTTAATATAACTTCCCCTTATTGTAGGCATATTATCAGCATATCCTTCTTCAAAGTTTCCTCTTATACCTATGTAACCATTAGCTACATTAAATATACTTTCACTTTTTAACAAATCTTTTTCATTTAAGCTATTATCACTTACTATCCAATCATCTTTCATTTTCATTGAGCCCCTTTTCCACTGCTATTGTTTAACTGCGCCATCCATTACACCTTTAATAATGTATTTCTGTGAGAATATATAGAATATAATTATAGGTATAATAGTAAGCACAAGACCTGCCATTGCTAAGTTCCATTGGATTGTAAATTGTCCAAAGAAGTAAAATGTTGAAAGAGGAATTGTCCTATGTTCAGGACTTCTAAGTACAAGTGAAGGAAGCAGATAGTCATTCCAGGTCCAGATTACATTTAATATGGCAACTGTCACTGTAATTGGTTTAAGTGTTGGAAATACTATTTTCCAAAAAACCTGAAACTTATTACATCCATCTATCATAGCTGCTTCTTCAAGGGATATAGGTATGCTCTTTATAAATCCATGATATAAGAACACAGATAAGCTGGTACCGAAACCTACATACATAAAAATAAGTCCATAGTAGGAATCTATCATACTAAACCCGATGGATTTAATTTCCCAGTTACTCATATACTGCATAAGCGGTATCATAACAGCTTGGAATGGAATCAGCATTGTTGCTATTAACAGATAATATATAAAATTTGAGACCCTTGATTTATTTCTGACTAATACCCAGGCAGTCATGGAAGAAAATACAACAATCAAAATAATACTGAAAACAGATATAATAAGTGAATTGAAGAATGCCTTCCCAAAATTCATTCTCTCCATAGCAGTGGCATAATAAGAAAAGTCAAATGGCTTAGGTAATCCCATGGTATCCGTAAATATTTGTGCTCTACCTTTAAAGGAATTGATAACCATAATGTATATAGGAAATAAAGTAAAAACTGCAATAATCCATCCTAATATTGTTAGTGCAGTTGATTTTTTTGTTTTCCCTTTCATTACATTTCAACCTCCTTTTTTGAAGTAAAGTATACCTGTAGTAAAGTAATTACCATAATCACCAGGAAGAACACAATAGCTTTTGCCTGAGCTACAGCATATTTATTATAACCAAATGCTGTTTGGAATATATTCATTGTTATTAATTCTGTACTTCCAAAAGGTCCTCCATTAGTTAAAGATAAGTTGGTATCATATTGCTTAAATGAATTTGAAAGAGTTATAAATATGCTTACTGTAAATGCAGGTGAAATTAAAGGAAGAGTAATCTTTGTAAATTTAGTCCATGCATTTGCGCCATCTATTTCAGCAGCTTCCAAAACATCGTCAGGGATACTTTCAATTGAAGCTATATATATTATCATTACATATCCAGCCATCTGCCACACTCCGACTACAACTAAAGCCCAGAATGCTGCAGTTGGATTATCAAGCCAGTTAAAAAACACCTTTGAATTGTGAATTGCTGTGCCTAACTCAGTAAAAAACCTAGTGAATACAAATTTCCATATAAATCCTAAAATTAATCCTCCTATTAAGTTGGGCATAAAAAATACTCCCCTTAACAGATTTCTTGTTTTAATTTTTGAAGTTACAAGTAAAGCAAGAGCTAAGCCAACTACATTTACAAGTATTACCATAATTACTGTATACTTTGTAGTAAGCCAAAATGATGATACAAATTTTGCATCATTAAATGCTGCTCTATAATTTTTTAAGCCTATAAAGGAAGATCCTTTAAAAGCAAATCCATCCCAATTTGTAAATGAATAAATAATGCCCATAATAAATGGAATAATAACTACATTTACAAATGCAAACAGCGAAGGTATGACAAATAAAGCTGTAGTTATTTTGCCTTTAATTCCTTTATTCATTTTAACTCCTCCAATTTTTATTAATTTAAAAGCCTCATTTGAGAGGCTTTTAATTTAAATTATTTTATTTTTTAGCTGCATTAACCCATACATTATTGATTTCATCAAGAAGCTGATCAGGTGTTGACTGACCTGCATAGAATTTTTCCATAGCACTTGCACAATCTTTATCAACTCCGGCTGGGAACAAATTGAAAGTCCAAGGTACTGTCTTACCTGAATCAGAGTATTTTGAAACTTCCTTTGCCAGTGGATTTAATGAACTTGTATTGAATCCAGTATATGCTGGTATAAGTTTAAATTTATCAGTTACATATTTCTGACCTGTTGGATCTGTAAATAACCAGTCAAGGAAGCTTTCAGCTCCTGCCTGCTGTTCCTTTGTAGCATATTTATTTACATGGAAGAAGTTAGTGTTTCCAACAGCTATTGCAGTATTTCCATTAACAGGCATTCCTATCATGCCCATTTCAAAGTTTATTTTATAGTCATCAAGAACTGATTGTGCCCAGTTACCCTGGTGAATAATAGCATATTTACCTTGTGCAAAACCTGCAAGCTGATCATCGTAACTGTCTTTAGCAAGATTTGTATATGGTTTTAATTTATTCAAGTCTTCAGCATATTGTTTTACTTCTGGTATATCCTTAAGTTTAAGACTTCCGTCGTTAACTTTTGCTATTTTATCTTTATAGTCGCTCATTACTGCAAAAGGCCAGTTAAAAGGATGCATAAACTGGAAATATGTTTCTTTTGCAAAAGCAAGAGGTTTTACAACTCCTTTAACCTGAGCAAGTTTTTGACATGCAGCAACCAAATCATCCATGGATTTAATATCATCTGCATTTATTCCGGCTTCTTTAAATATAGTTTTGTTATATATTAATCCAAAGCCTTCAATTGCCATTGGCAGACCATAAAGCTTGCCATCTTTCATGGAATCTTCTTTTTGTCCTTTAACTATCTTGGATGCTGATTTTGTAGAATCAAGCGGAGCCATGTATTTGTAGAACTTTTCAAATTCACTGCCGCTGCCGCAAGTGAAAATAGTTGGAGCTTTCTCTGGAGTTGATGCAAACTGAGATTGTAATGTAGTTACTAAATTATCTCCTGCAGCTCCTAGAATCTTTACCTCCACATCTTTGTGAGAACTGTTGAAATCTTTTGCTGCGGCTTCAAGCTGCTGCTGAATTTCAACTTTGTTTTGAATAACCGTAACTTCGGCTTTTTTACCTGTACTTGAGGTTTGTGTTGCACTTGAACCACACCCGACCAATGCTGTTGAAGCTATGGTCAAAGCACAGGCAATGCTAAGAAATTTTTTCATTTTTATTCCCCCCATTTTAATAAATAAAAAACAAAACGATTACCGTAAATTTTGTAGGCATAATTATTATTAAACCTACATTGACATTATATAGTAAAAAGTTATATAATCTTATAGATACTTAATATATTTTATACTTTATTAAGTTTATTTCATTGAGGTGATCTGTTTTGGATAATATCTATAAAAAATTAGAATTAAGCATGGCTAATAACAGGTTCACATCATATGTACACCCTTCTTATGAGCTGGAGAAAAAACTTATAGCTTCCATGCAGATGCTTAACAAGGAAGAAAGCATTAAAATACTCCATAAAATAAACTCTCTTGAAAGAGCTCATTTATCAAAACAGCCCATTAATTCTTTAAAATATTCACTAGTAGGTTCATGTACAATTTTCACCCGTGCAGTTATTGAAGCTGGGCTGGATACTGAAACTGCCTTTATGTTAAGTGACTATTATATAAATCTTATAGATGAGGCAAAAACCAGACAACAAACTGAGGCCCTGGAATATAAAATGTTAAATGATTTTATACAGGTATTAAAGACCAATAAAGAATATATTTATAATCCAATGATTAATCATGTAATTTACTATATCAGAAAACATATAGAGGAACCCATCACATTACAGGAATTAGCATCCTATGTAAATGTACATCCAAATTATTTATCTTCCAGCTTTAAAAAACAGGTAGGGAAAACCTTAACTGAATACATAGATGAACAAAAGATAAATGCAATTAAAATTTATATGCAAAATACAAATCTTAGTATTAACGAAATAAGTTATACATTTAACTTTAACTATGTAAGCTATTTTTCCAGTTTTTTTAAGAAACATACAGGATTTACTCCTATGGAATATAAAAAGCAGATCTTCAGCAAGACATCTGCACTTAGAAGATAAAGCACTAACTCTATAGAAAGTAAATATCTATACAGTTAGTGCTGTTTTTGACTTTTTCTAATTATTATGGTGTTCTCCATGGTGATTGCATACTATATTTTTATCTTCCAGAGTTCCATTAATGTACTGTTCAACAGCCTTCATATATTCTCCGGATGCTCCTCTGATTACCCTTAGGCCTTTTTGCTGCAATCCTGAAATTGCACCTGCTCCTATGCCTCCTGTTATGACCACCTCTGCGCCATGACTTAAAAGTAAATTTGCCAGGTTTTCATGCTGATGTGTAAATTCTGCTGAGGATATTTCCTCCACACCTTCAACTTTTTTGTTTTCTACTGTTACTATAACAAAGTTTCTGCTCATTCCAAAATGCTGATTAATCAAATTACCATTGCTGGGTATTGCTATTTTCATAATTAATGGCCTCCATTCATTATTGGCATATGCTATTTATATTATATATTTGTTATACATTTCTGTCAAATGCCAGAAGCAATACTTACTTTAAACAAAATGTTATAAAATGTTTCACAAAATCTGCATCACTATCAGCTAAATACACAAAATTAAATTCTCTTGATATATTAATGCCTTTTATTTTTACTATTTTAAATTTTCCTATATCAAGCTCTTTTTTGATAGTTTCCCTGGACATTATGGAATATCCCAGGTTAGCTTCTATTAAAGATTTAATTGCAGAAATACTGCCTATCTCCATATATGGTCTGTAATTATTAAGATTGTAACCTAATTCTAAAACTTTATTTTCAAAAGTTTCTCTTGTACCAGATCCTTTTTCTCTTAATATTAATTGTCCATTTAAAACATCATCTATTTTTACATATTTTAACTTTGAAAACTCATGCTGATTTGAAACAACCAGTACTAATTCATCATCCTTATATTTAATGTGTTTGAACTTTTCCTTATGAAAGTTTCCCTCAACAAATGCCAGATCTATTTTTCTGTTTAATAATTTATCAATTATCTCCTCTGTGTTATTAACCTGAAGAAGTATGTTTATATTACCAAAGCTGTTCTTATAATCTGCAAGCATAAAAGGAAGCACATACTCTCCAATAGTCATTGATGCACCTACTTTATATGTTTTATTTATGTTATTTTTATTTTTTAGTTCTGACTCTAAACTTCTATTAATGGATTCCAGTTGTTTTGCATATCTATAAAGGATTTTCCCTTCCTCAGTGAGTTTTATAGTCCTTCCTGCTTTTTTTATAAAATCAGCACCATAATATTCTTCAAGGAACTTTATATGCTGTGATACTGCCGGCTGAGTAATATTTAATATTTCACTTGCTTTTGTATAGCTCTTAATCTGAGCCAGCACAATAAATGTCTGCAGTCTTACATCCATCATAAGTTTTATCCCCCCTAAGGCATTCATTTATATATTATAACAAATTCTTATAAAAACATAATTATTTATAATTGGTTTTATTACAGCTTCTATAATATCATTAGCTTGTACTAAATTTTATACGAGGAGTGAATTTCATGATAAAGGAAAATTTAAGTGGAATAATTGTATCACTATTACTGGCCCTGGTGGCATCAGAGCTTGGTAACCTATTTCCAATAGTAGGAGGGCCCGTATTTGGCATCGTGCTTGGAATAATTATAAACAATACTATAGGCAAGCCAGCCTCAACAAAAAAAGGCATTACATTTACATCAAAAAAAATACTTCAGTGGGCTATTATAGTGTTAGGTGCAGGCTTAAGCTTAAATGAAGTTTTAAAAACAGGCATAAGTTCATTTTCAGTAATGGTATTTACTATATTAGCAGCATTTTTAACTGCCTTTATAGTTGGAAAAATATTAGGTGTACCAGATAAGTTAAGAACCTTGATTGGAGTTGGGACAGCTATTTGTGGAGGATCTGCCATTGCAGCCATATCACCTATAATAGAGGCAGATGAAACAGAAATTGCCTATTCAGTTTCTACTATTTTTTTGTTTAACATTATTGCTGTATTAATTTTTCCGCCCCTTGGACATCTTTTGGGATTTTCAGATAAAGCCTTTGGTTTATGGGCCGGCACTGCTGTAAATGATACTTCTTCCGTGGTAGCTGCAGGATATGCATTCAGCAACACAGCAGGAGCCTATGCAACAATAGTGAAGCTTACAAGAACCACTATGATCATTCCAATATCTCTTATCTTTGCTCTGATCACAGCATATAAAAAGAAAAAGGAATCTAAAAACAATTCCAATGTAAATTACAATTTAAAAAAAATATTTCCCTGGTTTATAATTGGATTTTTATTTGCTTCCCTGTTAAATACCATAGGCATATTTAAAGGAAATTCATTATTTTACATAAACACACTTGGAAAATTCATGATTGTCATGGCTCTTTCTGCTATAGGTTTAAATACAGATTTTAAAGAAATGATGAAAAACGGTGTTAAGCCCATGCTGCTTGGTTTAATTGTCTGGTTTTCAGTGGCAGTAACAAGTATTTTAGTACAAGTGCTTACAGGCCAGATTTAGTGTCCAGGTCAATTTGTACAATCATTAATTTACCTAAAAATAAACCAAGCTTATATACTTGGTTTATTTTTTATATATTATTTTTACAGCACCATTTTTTACAAAATCCTTTTTTACTGCTGCATATAATTTTATGGGAACCACAAGAAGGACACATATTTCTGTCCTGGTCATAATTTGCTCCATAAACTGCACCGCAATTCAAACATTTAAATCTGCAGAGATTAGTTGTATAATGCCCTCCGCTTATTCTTATTGCTTTTCCCAAAGTAAGTGCAGTTGCCGTCTTTTTTCTTGCACTATCTATAATATTTTGAAATGTTTGTCTTGAAACCTGCATTTTTTCTGCACACTCCTCTTGATTTAAGTCTTCAATGTCCTTTAATCTCATAGCTTCCAGCTCTTCAACCTTTAATACTATTTCCTCCAATTCACATTTAGGTTTTCCCCATGGTACAAAATAAGTGTCATTTGGGAAAAACTCCACATTTCTAAATTTTGTGGGCCTTGGCATATTGACACCTCCCTGCATTTTCTATATATAAATAGTATACCTAATATGTTAAATTATGAAGTGTTTTTTCTTTTTCAATCGTTATATTAAATGTAAGGACAAAAAAGGATGGTGATAGTTATTGAAAAGAAACAATTTGAAAATTGCATAAAGCAATATGAACGATTAATAATCACCATTTGTTTATCCTTTACAAAAAATTATTTTGATGCAGAGGATTTGGCACAGCAAACATTTTTGTCTGCATATACAAATTATGAAAAATTTGATGGTGATAACCTTAAGGCTTGGCTTACTACAATTGCTGCAAATAAGTGTAAGGATTACATTAAAAATAAGGCAAGAAAAACCATTAATCTCACAGATGAGGATTATGAAACTATTGAAGACACAGATGAATCACCAGAAGATATAGTGATGAAAAAGTGCACCGACGAAAAAATACATAATATATGTACTAAATTAAAGGAACCTTACAGGACAGTAGCAATAAGTTATTTTTGTAAAGATATTAAACTTTCACATATGTCAGCAAATACCGGCCAAAGCTTAAAAACATTACAGACTCAATTATATAGAGCAAAAAAAATGCTTAAGGAATTATGGGAGGAGGAATTTATTTGAGAAGTAAATTATTTAATGAAGATAATCATTTAACTGAAATGTCATTAAAAGCTTTTAAGGAAGGACATTTGGATGATAAAAGCTTAATTTTATTATCAGAGCATATTGCTTGTTGTGAAAAATGTGCTGATGCTCTAGCTAACAGCTTCAATGATAATGAACTGGCAAAGGCTCCCTTAGGATTCCAGGAGGAAATACATGAAAAAATAAATAATAAAAAACAAAAAAGCTTTCAATTTGGTTTTTATTCTCTTAAGGTTGCAGTTGCTGCCTGTATAGCATTAATAATTGTTTTTTCCAGTCAATTAAACTATTTAGCTAATACAAAATTAGAAACAAGTTATATTAAGGCACCAGACTTAAGTATTGTAAACTCAATTAATACAAATCTTTATAATTTGTCAGAGAAAATAATAAATATGGAGGTTTTCAATAATGAAAAAGAAAAAAAATAAAATTTTAACCTTTATTTTTTCACTATTACCAGGGGCAGGTCATATGTATATGGGATTTATGAAGACTGGAATATCATTTATGGCAATGTTTTTCCTTATAATATTTCTTTCTTCCTGGCTTGATATAGGACCATTACTTTATATTTTACCATTAATTTGGTTTTACTCCTTTTTTGACTGTATAAATAAGGCTGAAACAGATGATGATGAATTCACGCTTTTAGAAGATAATTACCTTTTTTCCATAGATAAACTAGTATCAATTGACAAAGACATGTTCAAAAAAAGAAGACTTTTTTGGGGTATATTGTTACTGCTTTTGGGTATATATTTAGCCTGGAATAATGTTATGAACATTTTAAGCCCTTATATTCCTGATAAAACATATGACATAATTAGAAATATAACAAGAATTACTCCTCAGATAATTATAGGAATTGCAATTATAGTTTTAGGTGTAAAGCTTATTATTGGAAAGAAAAAGGAGTGTGACAACAATGCATAAGGGGCGACAGGTAGGAACATTTACTGCAGGCATAGTATTAATTATGTTTGGAATTTTATTTTTGCTTAGATTAAGCTTTCCTAATATTAGTATCTCTATGATAGTATCTTTATGGCCTCTTATTCTTGTGTTTTTGGGAATTGAAATTATTGCAGCTTATGTAATTAATAAAGAAGAAAAAATACGATATGATACTGGAGCAATAACTCTTATAATAATATTATCATTTTTCGCAATGGGTATGGCAGGAGCAGAATTTGTAATAAATCATTTGACACAGCTTAGAAATATAATTTAATGCTGATTATATAAATAAAACACCTTTAAAATTGAAGGTGTTTTATTTAATTCTCTTTTTATTACGATTTATATAGAACATCTACAGTAACAACTTCAATATTGCATTTTATTATGAATGATGATATTATATACCCATAAGGGGTATATAATATCTAAACTTTAAGGAGGAAAAAATTATGAATTATATATTGTATGCTGTCACTATACTTTTACTGATTTATATGTTCTATCCAAAAATAGTAATTAAACTTAATAAGAATGTAACAAATGTATCAGGTCCTGAGGCTGCAAAGCTTATTCGCGAAAATAAAAATATAGTGATTCTTGATGTAAGAACTAAAGGAGAATATAGCTCAGGACATATAAATGGAGCTAAACTTATGCCTGTGTCAGAAATATCATCAAGAATAGGTGAGCTTGAAAAGTACAGAGGGAGACCAATGTTAGTTCATTGTGCCTCAGGAGGACGAAGTCCAAGAGCTGTAATTGTTTTATTAAAAAATAAATTCGGGCCGATTTATCACATGAATCATGGATTATCCGGCTTTACCGGAACACTAAAATAAGGGGTTTACCTCTTATTTTTTTATATTATAGTGATACAAAATAAGCTGTGGTATTAATAGCAAATTGCTTAATTAATGCCACAGCCATCAATATTAACAGGAAGACAAATTTGATGCTTCTATGATAAAGCCTTTGTTAAACCACCTGTCAGAGTAATTTATCACTGCTCCGTTTAAATAATCTTCAAGTTCAGGTTCATATACCACTTTAATACCATCAGATTCAGATACTATATCATTTTCATTTTTTGACTCATCCAGAGTCACATCAAGTGTTGGGCCGCCTCAGCCAAAGTCCCCAAAACTAACTCTAATCATTAGATCATCTGGTTTTTTTGATTTTTGTCTGGCCTCATTGAATTTTTCTGCTGCCTTATTTGACACATTAACCATATTAAATTCACCAATCCTTTACTAAATAAAATTATATAAATAATTGTTGTTTTATCTTATTCTTTTATTGTGAAATATTCTATCTTTCCAAAGGAAGAATATAAGCTCCTGTTCCG
This window harbors:
- a CDS encoding DegV family protein: MNTVLITDSCSDLPLEFVENSNIKILSLTVHFKNKEYKDDFGKTIKYKDFYSALREGEITTTSQINVQTFADAFKEAVSLGNSVIYLGFSSALSGCVSSATMARNIVLEEYRDADISVIDTRSASLGQGLIVYKAYNMLKEGCSKEEVINWVEHNKLKVNHWFTVDDLKFLTRGGRISQGAAQIGTLFNIKPILNVSNEGKLTPQSKVSGRKRSLKALANMLFERAVNPEKQKIFISHGDCFEDAEFLKNFILEKILVKNVIINNVGPVIGSHSGPGTVALFFLGNSRE
- a CDS encoding glycosyl hydrolase family 65 protein; the encoded protein is MKDDWIVSDNSLNEKDLLKSESIFNVANGYIGIRGNFEEGYADNMPTIRGSYINAFYETASVSYGEKAYGYPETMQKIVNVTDSQDIDLIINNQKFSMFKGTVKSFNRYVNMKEGYYRREVDYVFPDGKEIKLKITRVASFKYLELFAINYQIEKVNFDDDIIIKSRINGDVKNYVDKMDMRVSSGNENILDVKSTSVQNDVIQVLSETKSSKQSVAVNTKHMCSGEFNVSYERHEKSVMAVFKVKPGNKIIEFNKYNIYTDSRRCKDPAKKGYTLINKICTLSFNEILKSQQNYLKRFWSTADIDNEGDLALKQGLRYNMYEILQSAGKDSVSNISAKGLSGEGYEGHYFWDSEIYILPFLTLCSPQIAKKLLRYRYTILDSARKRARELGHKKGAAYAWRTINGEECSSYFPAGTAQYHINGDIAYSYIQYYLVTGDMDFIKEFGAEVIFETARIWIEIGHYDNGLFKIDSVTGPNEYTTLVNNNYYTNVLAKYNLQWAVKIYNMLEEKDSSFLSSLCSKINLSQDEITGFQKAAQSMYLPYDSNLKINAQDDTFLSKAIWDFQHTPKDNYPLLLHYHPLTIYRYQVLKQPDTVLAHFLVENETNYETMKNSYDYYEKITTHDSSLSYAVYSIMASKLNYYDKAYKYFIKTARLDLDDTNGNTKDGIHTANMGGTWMAIVFGFAGLRIKENYIALNPKLPVQWNKLQFKFLYKGAKVKVTMGKSETKIQVRTKVPINLKVNDKMHSIANDSIICEKI
- a CDS encoding carbohydrate ABC transporter permease — translated: MKGKTKKSTALTILGWIIAVFTLFPIYIMVINSFKGRAQIFTDTMGLPKPFDFSYYATAMERMNFGKAFFNSLIISVFSIILIVVFSSMTAWVLVRNKSRVSNFIYYLLIATMLIPFQAVMIPLMQYMSNWEIKSIGFSMIDSYYGLIFMYVGFGTSLSVFLYHGFIKSIPISLEEAAMIDGCNKFQVFWKIVFPTLKPITVTVAILNVIWTWNDYLLPSLVLRSPEHRTIPLSTFYFFGQFTIQWNLAMAGLVLTIIPIIIFYIFSQKYIIKGVMDGAVKQ
- a CDS encoding FMN-dependent NADH-azoreductase produces the protein MSKVLYITANPKSTEDSFSLTVGENFLEIYRKKNPQDEITMLDLYKIYVPLIDGDVLNAWGKFGKGMSFGDLTQEEQKKISAMNNLLEQFMAADKYIFVTPLWNFTVPPMMKAYLDNICIANKTFRYTETGSIGLLNNKKAIHIQARGGIYTNKAIADLEMGDKYINTVLSFIGITDKQSIIAEGMSAMPDKAEEIKNKAIAEAKEAALSF
- a CDS encoding sugar ABC transporter permease, with product MNKGIKGKITTALFVIPSLFAFVNVVIIPFIMGIIYSFTNWDGFAFKGSSFIGLKNYRAAFNDAKFVSSFWLTTKYTVIMVILVNVVGLALALLVTSKIKTRNLLRGVFFMPNLIGGLILGFIWKFVFTRFFTELGTAIHNSKVFFNWLDNPTAAFWALVVVGVWQMAGYVMIIYIASIESIPDDVLEAAEIDGANAWTKFTKITLPLISPAFTVSIFITLSNSFKQYDTNLSLTNGGPFGSTELITMNIFQTAFGYNKYAVAQAKAIVFFLVIMVITLLQVYFTSKKEVEM